A section of the Drosophila subobscura isolate 14011-0131.10 chromosome A, UCBerk_Dsub_1.0, whole genome shotgun sequence genome encodes:
- the LOC117892062 gene encoding nuclear pore complex protein Nup153 isoform X4 encodes MSEFEDSPHKNSQTKRQLQLQRHQATTLSAGSSIQHPLTPLKEATEAEEAAEDDSAAGTALVSRKSLMGRVKLRVSNILPTWFSPTSKAASEAQQEQQQQQQQQQNGTGTGATSLTKRKRGRRRIELAEPDGEDSPAGGLLPDVDDGAAARGLDYEEVALADNIAEHDLVAEDEQTRRSEYNVFPLRKRRAAIIAADDDFDDDDDDVADGDEDDEEEDEDDGPGEASVSVPTKRRRVELETSVNLPSMRRMPLPLVSSTPAAAAAASGGQQFTSGNSPAVGGTRSHSRGSNPSGVAPHRRTHLNLYHQQRQQREPGYNFFAGNETAAEATTGDLPVSIRRSLNIPVIDSPRGRSFSFGQAQTAVPLANHKRPSLLVGQAAAGRDTSIDAAQSENERIERLLNICKSNNNISNNNNNIIKSKRGAATATAATGDLESELHEYPEVVETADSYPYHHNSNSNLSFYGNLQSAKSIFTRGSGQPPHHNSTCSLNALNKRQRFNASIYGSSSALSDSRLLTRSASASACGSGSGSTTISPFYKGQTTFGGNSAHNRIFGQGSGSGGGAGGSSSSLAMNSGGSSPAAHQAASANTAYGMKPLAMRPSQLTESQPTTSAVDSIALSSTTRRILSLLESYSTPLIDVKRLGNTLKEQQQQQQANSNQRLQRGSSNPYSRPNHFISHTEQLQQQQSTPQSLLAPTMQHVLEKRRLHRVSKNLKELVSYYKPNAPSSGGSTTMALAALPARQTPNNSHTNKMRSRLSHQSARKEPREDTELAPEPLDLPIINFPAMANTPTFDLVIKPPPPPTPATLPSVAANTTEDLQMRPKPQPAFPMPAVNFVGATAAPTTTATTIANASGIGSGSVSSGLLTSGVSGVSERSYSFGEPIPIRGETASDAHQLRSTRNFSFPAPSTLERQQQSLPIMNGPSTVAAAHNPSSSNPVEGGFSQQFRKSATEWECDVCMIRNRSELVKCAACETPKPSKTAPPAAAAAATPTSTPTAVPFSVASSGFGDRFKKSSSSWECDTCMVSNKNEDSKCVACETPRQGAAAAASKTTTDCFSITNSPGCGSGSGSGSGFSTSSSSSGFGQAFRPKANTWECQTCLVMNQTSAVECVACQSRNPNAASSESSSSSSTSNPPTNVSSSTSSTNNTSFKFGFTPEQQQQQQQQLAGVKLDVGFQNLVAAQKAANWECETCMAMNDQSLSKCCCCEQLRPGSDDNCKSSSNATHPVPTFTFGFVPKAKEAPVQPVLPVMPVLPAAVLSTSNAAPQFSFGFGQSKDVADSNNASMGGFKFGAPAPAPAATVTASQEEPKSIDLRATMPTATKATSTTGIETAAAAPASQFSFRAPTTTSTVLSSSSDTSIPAATAAAAPAVSATTTVTSQGFSFGAPSSLPSSSSAVSSSTHTSGSNSSVTSVISSNVKPMFSFSAPATTPSGVSSSTTVTTASVGFFGSAATTSTSFAATPAPALAAAAPAPAVGLFSFGSPSSASSTTKAAPSSNSNSNAFFFGQTPTSTAAPSSSATGSIFGAAVTSVASGNNNSTSISFSSSSSTTTAALAPAPVTFGFGEKRAASGAPANSLTKPVSFGWPSPSPSASSIPSNGSIAPATASNSSTSTNTSLPTVVSGNSVFGSGFGTGFGSTSAASTPAPTAAASSAFGGNGALPTTGFGFVGNSMAPQSSPAPASGGPASIFNNATTPAFGGSNGGGGGGFGVGSTGTAAKPAFNFGGPPALSQSTTTSAPGPFNFGGGGTGGNATSSKLAFNFTGSSSVSAAAATPQATTAYNFSAGSATANPLASGDRVFQFGAAAPAAAAAPGTATGLGAGGASGSPMFNFTATSPPQMQMQSTPNANAPFQFSAGAPAPANMFAFNPPPAGNAAQNSQMVRRKIRAPVRRLPPR; translated from the exons ATGTCAGAGTTTGAGGATAGTCCACACAAAaatagccaaacaaaaaggcaactgcagctgcagcgacacCAAGCCACGACATTAAGTGCGGGATCGAGCATACAGCATCCGCTCACGCCGCTAAAGGAGGCGACCGAGGCCGAGGAGGCGGCCGAAGATGATTCTGCTGCCGGCACAGCCCTCGTCTCCCGCAAA TCTCTCATGGGAAGGGTGAAGCTGCGCGTTTCAAATATCCTGCCAACCTGGTTCTCGCCAACATCCAAGGCGGCCTCGGAGGCCcaacaggagcaacaacaacaacagcagcagcaacagaatggTACTGGAACCGGAGCAACGTCTCTAACGAAAAGGAAACGTGGACGCCGCCGCATAGAGCTGGCCGAACCAGATGGCGAGGACTCACCCGCTGGGGGCCTGCTACCCGATGTGGATGATGGTGCCGCTGCACGTGGTCTGGACTACGAGGAGGTGGCCCTGGCCGACAACATAGCCGAGCATGACTTGGTCGCCGAAGATGAGCAGACGCGACGCAGCGAATACAATGTGTTCCCCTTGCGCAAACGGCGCGCTGCGATAATTGCCGCCGATGATGATtttgatgacgatgacgacgatgtGGCAGATGGTGACGAagatgacgaggaggaggacgaggacgatggTCCAGGAGAAGCGTCCGTCTCTGTCCCGACTAAGCGACGTCGTGTAGAA CTGGAGACAAGCGTTAATTTGCCAAGTATGCGGCgaatgccattgccactggTTTCCTCTACGcccgcagctgccgctgccgcttcaGGCGGCCAACAATTCACCTCAGGCAACTCTCCGGCAGTGGGAGGCACACGTAGTCATAGTCGTGGCTCGAACCCGAGTGGCGTGGCCCCGCATCGACGAACCCACTTGAACCTCTATcaccagcagcgccagcagcgtGAGCCAGGCTACAATTTCTTTGCGGGCAACGAGACGGCCGCCGAGGCCACAACAGGAGATCTGCCAGTCAG TATACGTCGATCGCTGAACATCCCAGTCATAGATTCACCACGCGGTcgcagcttcagctttggACAAGCTCAAACCGCCGTGCCATTGGCCAACCACAAGAGACCTTCTCTGCTGGTGGGGCAGGCTGCCGCGGGCCGGGACACATCCATCGATGCGGCCCAGTCGGAGAATGAGCGGATTGAGCGGCTGCTGAATATCTGCAAGTCCAATAATAatatcagcaacaacaacaacaacattatcAAATCGAAGAGAGGTGCCGCCACAGCGACAGCCGCAACTGGAGATTTGGAGAGTGAACTGCATGAATATCCAGAGGTAGTGGAGACAGCCGATTCCTATCCCTACCatcacaacagcaacagcaatctATCGTTCTATGGGAATTTGCAGAGCGCCAAGTCAATATTTACGCGCGGCTCGGGCCAGCCGCCGCACCACAATTCTACGTGTTCACTGAATGCGCTGAATAAACGGCAGCGCTTCAATGCCTCCATCTATGGCAGCTCCTCGGCCTTGAGCGACAGCCGCCTGTTGACACGCAGTGCTTCCGCTTCGGCCTGTGGCTCCGGTTCAGGTTCAACAACAATTTCGCCCTTCTACAAGGGTCAGACCACATTCGGCGGCAATTCGGCACACAATCGTATCTTTGGCCAGGGTTCTGGCTCAGGCGGTGGCGCTGGCGGTTCCTCCTCTTCGTTGGCCATGAACTCGGGCGGCAGTTCGCCGGCCGCTCATCAGGCTGCGTCCGCCAATACCGCCTACGGCATGAAGCCATTGGCCATGCGCCCCAGCCAGCTAACAGAGAGTCAGCCAACCACATCGGCCGTGGACAGCATCGCCCTCTCGAGCACCACACGTCGCATCCTTAGCCTGCTGGAGAGCTACTCCACGCCACTGATTGATGTCAAGCGGCTCGGAAACAcactgaaggagcagcagcaacagcagcaggcaaataGCAACCAGCGGCTGCAGCGTGGCTCCAGCAACCCCTATAGCCGGCccaatcatttcatttcgcacACAgaacagctacagcaacagcagtcgaCGCCACAAAGTCTTCTGGCTCCAACGATGCAACACGTACTCGAAAAGCGTCGCCTGCATCGTGTCAGCAAAAACTTGAAGGAATTGGTCTCGTATTACAAGCCAAATGCACCATCGTCCGGAGGGTCAACCACAATGGCCCTGGCGGCTCTGCCAGCCCGCCAAACGCCCAATAATAGTCACACGAACAAGATGCGTTCCCGACTGAGTCACCAGTCGGCGCGCAAGGAGCCCCGCGAAGACACCGAACTGGCACCCGAGCCACTCGACTTGCCGATTATCAACTTCCCGGCCATGGCAAATACACCGACATTTGATTTGGTCATcaagccaccgccgccgccgacacCTGCGACACTGCCATCAGTGGCGGCAAACACAACGGAGGATCTACAGATGCGTCCTAAGCCCCAACCAGCATTCCCAATGCCTGCGGTTAATTTTGTgggtgcaacagcagcaccaacaacaacagccacaactatagccaatgccagtggaattggcagtggcagtgtcagttCTGGCTTGCTGACTAGCGGCGTATCAGGCGTATCAGAACGTAGCTACAGCTTTGGTGAGCCCATACCTATACGAGGGGAAACTGCAAGTGATGCACACCAATTGAGGAGCACACGCAATTTCTCGTTTCCAGCGCCATCGACATTGGAGAGGCAACAGCAGTCGCTCCCAATCATGAACGGACCCTCCACCGTTGCAGCAGCGCATaatccaagcagcagcaacccagTGGAAGGCGGCTTTAGCCAGCAGTTTAGAAAATCAGCCACTGAATGGGAGTGTGATGTGTGCATGATCCGAAATAGATCAGAGCTAGTGAAGTGTGCAGCATGCGAGACCCCAAAGCCTTCCAAGactgctccaccagctgcagctgcagctgcaactccgacttcaactccaactgcagTCCCATTCTCGGTTGCCAGCAGCGGATTCGGAGATCGTTTCAAGAAGTCATCGAGTTCCTGGGAGTGCGACACGTGCATGGTGTCCAACAAGAACGAGGATAGCAAGTGCGTGGCCTGCGAGACACCGCGCcagggagctgcagcagccgccagcaaGACAACCACCGACTGTTTCTCAATTACAAACAGCCCGGGTtgcggctccggctctggctccggaTCGGGCTTCTCAACATCCAGTTCGAGTTCAGGCTTCGGGCAGGCCTTCAGGCCCAAGGCCAACACCTGGGAGTGCCAGACATGCCTGGTGATGAATCAGACGAGTGCCGTCGAGTGCGTCGCCTGCCAGTCGCGCAATCCAAATGCCGCCAGCAGCGAGTCCAGCTCGAGCTCCTCAACAAGTAATCCTCCAACCAATGTCTCTtcgagcaccagcagcaccaacaacaccagctTCAAGTTTGGCTTCACcccagagcaacagcaacagcagcagcagcagctggcaggaGTCAAACTGGATGTCGGTTTCCAGAATCTGGTGGCTGCCCAGAAGGCAGCCAATTGGGAGTGCGAGACGTGCATGGCCATGAACGATCAGTCGCTAtccaagtgctgctgctgtgagcaACTGAGGCCGGGTAGCGACGACAACTGCAAATCCTCATCCAATGCCACTCACCCAGTGCCCACGTTCACGTTCGGGTTtgtgccaaaagcaaaagaagcacCAGTCCAGCCAGTGCTGCCGGTAATGCCAgtgctgccagctgcagtCCTGTCAACGTCAAACGCTGCGCCACAGTTCTCCTTTGGCTTCGGTCAGAGCAAGGATGTGGCAGACAGCAATAACGCTTCGATGGGAGGATTCAAGTTCggagccccagccccagctccagcagccaCCGTCACCGCCAGCCAGGAGGAGCCAAAGTCAATCGATCTAAGGGCTACAATGCCAACAGCCACTAAGGCTACATCCACCACGGGTatcgaaacagcagcagcggccccCGCTAGCCAATTTTCATTCAGAGCTCCCACCACCACATCGACAGTACTGTCCTCCAGCAGTGACACTTCCATCCCTGCCGCtaccgctgcagctgcccccGCCGTAAGCGCCACCACCACTGTCACGAGTCAAGGGTTCAGCTTTGGTGCCCCATCATCATTACCCTCATCCTCATCGGCTGTGTCCAGTTCGACGCATACTTCGGGCAGCAACTCTAGCGTCACCAGCGTGATTAGCTCCAACGTGAAGCCCATGTTTAGCTTCAGCGCACCCGCCACCACGCCCAGCGGTGTAAGCAGCAGTACAACGGTGACGACGGCATCTGTGGGCTTCTTTGGATCTGCCGCAACAACTAGCACATCTTTTGCTgccactccagctccagcattAGCTGCCGCTGCGCCTGCGCCAGCGGTAGGTTTGTTCAGCTTTGGCAGTCCATCTTCAGCTAGCtccacaacaaaagctgcacccagcagcaacagcaacagcaacgcctTCTTCTTTGGCCAGACTCCGACATCGACGGCAGCGCCAAGCTCAAGTGCGACGGGATCCATCTTTGGTGCAGCAGTAACTTCAGTAGCCtcgggcaacaacaacagcacgtCCAttagcttcagcagcagcagcagcaccaccactgcagctctagctccagctccagtgaCGTTCGGATttggagagaagagagcggcATCGGGTGCACCCGCAAACAGCCTGACAAAGCCCGTAAGCTTTGGCtggcccagccccagtcctAGCGCTAGCTCCATAcccagcaatggcagcataGCACCGGCCACCgcctccaacagcagcaccagcaccaacaccagccTCCCGACGGTGGTGTCCGGCAACTCTGTTTTCGGTAGTGGATTTGGTACTGGCTTCGGCAGTACATCGGCCGCCAGTACGCCAGCACCAACTGCGGCAGCGTCTTCAGCTTTTGGCGGTAATGGAGCACTGCCCACTACGGGCTTCGGCTTTGTGGGTAACTCAATGGCACCCCAATCTTCGCCTGCGCCTGCATCCGGTGGCCCGGCGTCTATATTCAACAATGCCACCACGCCTGCCTTTGGCGGCAgcaatggaggaggaggaggaggattcGGAGTCGGAAGCACTGGAACAGCTGCAAAGCCAGCATTTAACTTTGGAGGCCCTCCGGCTCTTTCCCAGTCG ACGACCACATCTGCACCTGGACCTTTCAACtttggtggcggcggcaccgGGGGCAATGCGACATCCTCTAAGCTGGCCTTTAATTTTACGGGCTCGTCCTCGGTGtctgccgcagccgcaacaCCACAGGCGACGACGGCCTATAACTTTTCCGCCGGTTCGGCGACTGCAAATCCCCTTGCATCGGGCGAT CGTGTCTTCCAgttcggtgctgctgctcctgctgctgctgctgctcctggcacaGCTACTGGGCTCGGTGCTGGTGGCGCAAGTGGTTCGCCAATGTTCAATTTTACCGCCACATCGCCGCCgcaaatgcagatgcag tcAACGCCAAATGCCAACGCACCGTTCCAATTTAGTGCCGGTGCTCCAGCGCCTGCCAATATGTTCGC CTTCAATCCACCTCCAGCTGGCAACGCCGCCCAGAATTCACAGATGGTGCGCCGCAAGATTCGCGCCCCCGTGCGCCGTTTGCCGCCACGGTAG
- the LOC117892062 gene encoding nuclear pore complex protein Nup153 isoform X6, giving the protein MSEFEDSPHKNSQTKRQLQLQRHQATTLSAGSSIQHPLTPLKEATEAEEAAEDDSAAGTALVSRKSLMGRVKLRVSNILPTWFSPTSKAASEAQQEQQQQQQQQQNGTGTGATSLTKRKRGRRRIELAEPDGEDSPAGGLLPDVDDGAAARGLDYEEVALADNIAEHDLVAEDEQTRRSEYNVFPLRKRRAAIIAADDDFDDDDDDVADGDEDDEEEDEDDGPGEASVSVPTKRRRVELETSVNLPSMRRMPLPLVSSTPAAAAAASGGQQFTSGNSPAVGGTRSHSRGSNPSGVAPHRRTHLNLYHQQRQQREPGYNFFAGNETAAEATTGDLPVSIRRSLNIPVIDSPRGRSFSFGQAQTAVPLANHKRPSLLVGQAAAGRDTSIDAAQSENERIERLLNICKSNNNISNNNNNIIKSKRGAATATAATGDLESELHEYPEVVETADSYPYHHNSNSNLSFYGNLQSAKSIFTRGSGQPPHHNSTCSLNALNKRQRFNASIYGSSSALSDSRLLTRSASASACGSGSGSTTISPFYKGQTTFGGNSAHNRIFGQGSGSGGGAGGSSSSLAMNSGGSSPAAHQAASANTAYGMKPLAMRPSQLTESQPTTSAVDSIALSSTTRRILSLLESYSTPLIDVKRLGNTLKEQQQQQQANSNQRLQRGSSNPYSRPNHFISHTEQLQQQQSTPQSLLAPTMQHVLEKRRLHRVSKNLKELVSYYKPNAPSSGGSTTMALAALPARQTPNNSHTNKMRSRLSHQSARKEPREDTELAPEPLDLPIINFPAMANTPTFDLVIKPPPPPTPATLPSVAANTTEDLQMRPKPQPAFPMPAVNFVGATAAPTTTATTIANASGIGSGSVSSGLLTSGVSGVSERSYSFGEPIPIRGETASDAHQLRSTRNFSFPAPSTLERQQQSLPIMNGPSTVAAAHNPSSSNPVEGGFSQQFRKSATEWECDVCMIRNRSELVKCAACETPKPSKTAPPAAAAAATPTSTPTAVPFSVASSGFGDRFKKSSSSWECDTCMVSNKNEDSKCVACETPRQGAAAAASKTTTDCFSITNSPGCGSGSGSGSGFSTSSSSSGFGQAFRPKANTWECQTCLVMNQTSAVECVACQSRNPNAASSESSSSSSTSNPPTNVSSSTSSTNNTSFKFGFTPEQQQQQQQQLAGVKLDVGFQNLVAAQKAANWECETCMAMNDQSLSKCCCCEQLRPGSDDNCKSSSNATHPVPTFTFGFVPKAKEAPVQPVLPVMPVLPAAVLSTSNAAPQFSFGFGQSKDVADSNNASMGGFKFGAPAPAPAATVTASQEEPKSIDLRATMPTATKATSTTGIETAAAAPASQFSFRAPTTTSTVLSSSSDTSIPAATAAAAPAVSATTTVTSQGFSFGAPSSLPSSSSAVSSSTHTSGSNSSVTSVISSNVKPMFSFSAPATTPSGVSSSTTVTTASVGFFGSAATTSTSFAATPAPALAAAAPAPAVGLFSFGSPSSASSTTKAAPSSNSNSNAFFFGQTPTSTAAPSSSATGSIFGAAVTSVASGNNNSTSISFSSSSSTTTAALAPAPVTFGFGEKRAASGAPANSLTKPVSFGWPSPSPSASSIPSNGSIAPATASNSSTSTNTSLPTVVSGNSVFGSGFGTGFGSTSAASTPAPTAAASSAFGGNGALPTTGFGFVGNSMAPQSSPAPASGGPASIFNNATTPAFGGSNGGGGGGFGVGSTGTAAKPAFNFGGPPALSQSSTPNANAPFQFSAGAPAPANMFAFNPPPAGNAAQNSQMVRRKIRAPVRRLPPR; this is encoded by the exons ATGTCAGAGTTTGAGGATAGTCCACACAAAaatagccaaacaaaaaggcaactgcagctgcagcgacacCAAGCCACGACATTAAGTGCGGGATCGAGCATACAGCATCCGCTCACGCCGCTAAAGGAGGCGACCGAGGCCGAGGAGGCGGCCGAAGATGATTCTGCTGCCGGCACAGCCCTCGTCTCCCGCAAA TCTCTCATGGGAAGGGTGAAGCTGCGCGTTTCAAATATCCTGCCAACCTGGTTCTCGCCAACATCCAAGGCGGCCTCGGAGGCCcaacaggagcaacaacaacaacagcagcagcaacagaatggTACTGGAACCGGAGCAACGTCTCTAACGAAAAGGAAACGTGGACGCCGCCGCATAGAGCTGGCCGAACCAGATGGCGAGGACTCACCCGCTGGGGGCCTGCTACCCGATGTGGATGATGGTGCCGCTGCACGTGGTCTGGACTACGAGGAGGTGGCCCTGGCCGACAACATAGCCGAGCATGACTTGGTCGCCGAAGATGAGCAGACGCGACGCAGCGAATACAATGTGTTCCCCTTGCGCAAACGGCGCGCTGCGATAATTGCCGCCGATGATGATtttgatgacgatgacgacgatgtGGCAGATGGTGACGAagatgacgaggaggaggacgaggacgatggTCCAGGAGAAGCGTCCGTCTCTGTCCCGACTAAGCGACGTCGTGTAGAA CTGGAGACAAGCGTTAATTTGCCAAGTATGCGGCgaatgccattgccactggTTTCCTCTACGcccgcagctgccgctgccgcttcaGGCGGCCAACAATTCACCTCAGGCAACTCTCCGGCAGTGGGAGGCACACGTAGTCATAGTCGTGGCTCGAACCCGAGTGGCGTGGCCCCGCATCGACGAACCCACTTGAACCTCTATcaccagcagcgccagcagcgtGAGCCAGGCTACAATTTCTTTGCGGGCAACGAGACGGCCGCCGAGGCCACAACAGGAGATCTGCCAGTCAG TATACGTCGATCGCTGAACATCCCAGTCATAGATTCACCACGCGGTcgcagcttcagctttggACAAGCTCAAACCGCCGTGCCATTGGCCAACCACAAGAGACCTTCTCTGCTGGTGGGGCAGGCTGCCGCGGGCCGGGACACATCCATCGATGCGGCCCAGTCGGAGAATGAGCGGATTGAGCGGCTGCTGAATATCTGCAAGTCCAATAATAatatcagcaacaacaacaacaacattatcAAATCGAAGAGAGGTGCCGCCACAGCGACAGCCGCAACTGGAGATTTGGAGAGTGAACTGCATGAATATCCAGAGGTAGTGGAGACAGCCGATTCCTATCCCTACCatcacaacagcaacagcaatctATCGTTCTATGGGAATTTGCAGAGCGCCAAGTCAATATTTACGCGCGGCTCGGGCCAGCCGCCGCACCACAATTCTACGTGTTCACTGAATGCGCTGAATAAACGGCAGCGCTTCAATGCCTCCATCTATGGCAGCTCCTCGGCCTTGAGCGACAGCCGCCTGTTGACACGCAGTGCTTCCGCTTCGGCCTGTGGCTCCGGTTCAGGTTCAACAACAATTTCGCCCTTCTACAAGGGTCAGACCACATTCGGCGGCAATTCGGCACACAATCGTATCTTTGGCCAGGGTTCTGGCTCAGGCGGTGGCGCTGGCGGTTCCTCCTCTTCGTTGGCCATGAACTCGGGCGGCAGTTCGCCGGCCGCTCATCAGGCTGCGTCCGCCAATACCGCCTACGGCATGAAGCCATTGGCCATGCGCCCCAGCCAGCTAACAGAGAGTCAGCCAACCACATCGGCCGTGGACAGCATCGCCCTCTCGAGCACCACACGTCGCATCCTTAGCCTGCTGGAGAGCTACTCCACGCCACTGATTGATGTCAAGCGGCTCGGAAACAcactgaaggagcagcagcaacagcagcaggcaaataGCAACCAGCGGCTGCAGCGTGGCTCCAGCAACCCCTATAGCCGGCccaatcatttcatttcgcacACAgaacagctacagcaacagcagtcgaCGCCACAAAGTCTTCTGGCTCCAACGATGCAACACGTACTCGAAAAGCGTCGCCTGCATCGTGTCAGCAAAAACTTGAAGGAATTGGTCTCGTATTACAAGCCAAATGCACCATCGTCCGGAGGGTCAACCACAATGGCCCTGGCGGCTCTGCCAGCCCGCCAAACGCCCAATAATAGTCACACGAACAAGATGCGTTCCCGACTGAGTCACCAGTCGGCGCGCAAGGAGCCCCGCGAAGACACCGAACTGGCACCCGAGCCACTCGACTTGCCGATTATCAACTTCCCGGCCATGGCAAATACACCGACATTTGATTTGGTCATcaagccaccgccgccgccgacacCTGCGACACTGCCATCAGTGGCGGCAAACACAACGGAGGATCTACAGATGCGTCCTAAGCCCCAACCAGCATTCCCAATGCCTGCGGTTAATTTTGTgggtgcaacagcagcaccaacaacaacagccacaactatagccaatgccagtggaattggcagtggcagtgtcagttCTGGCTTGCTGACTAGCGGCGTATCAGGCGTATCAGAACGTAGCTACAGCTTTGGTGAGCCCATACCTATACGAGGGGAAACTGCAAGTGATGCACACCAATTGAGGAGCACACGCAATTTCTCGTTTCCAGCGCCATCGACATTGGAGAGGCAACAGCAGTCGCTCCCAATCATGAACGGACCCTCCACCGTTGCAGCAGCGCATaatccaagcagcagcaacccagTGGAAGGCGGCTTTAGCCAGCAGTTTAGAAAATCAGCCACTGAATGGGAGTGTGATGTGTGCATGATCCGAAATAGATCAGAGCTAGTGAAGTGTGCAGCATGCGAGACCCCAAAGCCTTCCAAGactgctccaccagctgcagctgcagctgcaactccgacttcaactccaactgcagTCCCATTCTCGGTTGCCAGCAGCGGATTCGGAGATCGTTTCAAGAAGTCATCGAGTTCCTGGGAGTGCGACACGTGCATGGTGTCCAACAAGAACGAGGATAGCAAGTGCGTGGCCTGCGAGACACCGCGCcagggagctgcagcagccgccagcaaGACAACCACCGACTGTTTCTCAATTACAAACAGCCCGGGTtgcggctccggctctggctccggaTCGGGCTTCTCAACATCCAGTTCGAGTTCAGGCTTCGGGCAGGCCTTCAGGCCCAAGGCCAACACCTGGGAGTGCCAGACATGCCTGGTGATGAATCAGACGAGTGCCGTCGAGTGCGTCGCCTGCCAGTCGCGCAATCCAAATGCCGCCAGCAGCGAGTCCAGCTCGAGCTCCTCAACAAGTAATCCTCCAACCAATGTCTCTtcgagcaccagcagcaccaacaacaccagctTCAAGTTTGGCTTCACcccagagcaacagcaacagcagcagcagcagctggcaggaGTCAAACTGGATGTCGGTTTCCAGAATCTGGTGGCTGCCCAGAAGGCAGCCAATTGGGAGTGCGAGACGTGCATGGCCATGAACGATCAGTCGCTAtccaagtgctgctgctgtgagcaACTGAGGCCGGGTAGCGACGACAACTGCAAATCCTCATCCAATGCCACTCACCCAGTGCCCACGTTCACGTTCGGGTTtgtgccaaaagcaaaagaagcacCAGTCCAGCCAGTGCTGCCGGTAATGCCAgtgctgccagctgcagtCCTGTCAACGTCAAACGCTGCGCCACAGTTCTCCTTTGGCTTCGGTCAGAGCAAGGATGTGGCAGACAGCAATAACGCTTCGATGGGAGGATTCAAGTTCggagccccagccccagctccagcagccaCCGTCACCGCCAGCCAGGAGGAGCCAAAGTCAATCGATCTAAGGGCTACAATGCCAACAGCCACTAAGGCTACATCCACCACGGGTatcgaaacagcagcagcggccccCGCTAGCCAATTTTCATTCAGAGCTCCCACCACCACATCGACAGTACTGTCCTCCAGCAGTGACACTTCCATCCCTGCCGCtaccgctgcagctgcccccGCCGTAAGCGCCACCACCACTGTCACGAGTCAAGGGTTCAGCTTTGGTGCCCCATCATCATTACCCTCATCCTCATCGGCTGTGTCCAGTTCGACGCATACTTCGGGCAGCAACTCTAGCGTCACCAGCGTGATTAGCTCCAACGTGAAGCCCATGTTTAGCTTCAGCGCACCCGCCACCACGCCCAGCGGTGTAAGCAGCAGTACAACGGTGACGACGGCATCTGTGGGCTTCTTTGGATCTGCCGCAACAACTAGCACATCTTTTGCTgccactccagctccagcattAGCTGCCGCTGCGCCTGCGCCAGCGGTAGGTTTGTTCAGCTTTGGCAGTCCATCTTCAGCTAGCtccacaacaaaagctgcacccagcagcaacagcaacagcaacgcctTCTTCTTTGGCCAGACTCCGACATCGACGGCAGCGCCAAGCTCAAGTGCGACGGGATCCATCTTTGGTGCAGCAGTAACTTCAGTAGCCtcgggcaacaacaacagcacgtCCAttagcttcagcagcagcagcagcaccaccactgcagctctagctccagctccagtgaCGTTCGGATttggagagaagagagcggcATCGGGTGCACCCGCAAACAGCCTGACAAAGCCCGTAAGCTTTGGCtggcccagccccagtcctAGCGCTAGCTCCATAcccagcaatggcagcataGCACCGGCCACCgcctccaacagcagcaccagcaccaacaccagccTCCCGACGGTGGTGTCCGGCAACTCTGTTTTCGGTAGTGGATTTGGTACTGGCTTCGGCAGTACATCGGCCGCCAGTACGCCAGCACCAACTGCGGCAGCGTCTTCAGCTTTTGGCGGTAATGGAGCACTGCCCACTACGGGCTTCGGCTTTGTGGGTAACTCAATGGCACCCCAATCTTCGCCTGCGCCTGCATCCGGTGGCCCGGCGTCTATATTCAACAATGCCACCACGCCTGCCTTTGGCGGCAgcaatggaggaggaggaggaggattcGGAGTCGGAAGCACTGGAACAGCTGCAAAGCCAGCATTTAACTTTGGAGGCCCTCCGGCTCTTTCCCAGTCG tcAACGCCAAATGCCAACGCACCGTTCCAATTTAGTGCCGGTGCTCCAGCGCCTGCCAATATGTTCGC CTTCAATCCACCTCCAGCTGGCAACGCCGCCCAGAATTCACAGATGGTGCGCCGCAAGATTCGCGCCCCCGTGCGCCGTTTGCCGCCACGGTAG